The following nucleotide sequence is from Coffea eugenioides isolate CCC68of chromosome 3, Ceug_1.0, whole genome shotgun sequence.
NNNNNNNNNNNNNNNNNNNNNNNNNNNNNNNNNNNNNNNNNNNNNNNNNNNNNNNNNNNNNNNNNNNNNNNNNNNNNNNNNNNNNNNNNNNNNNNNNNNNNNNNNNNNNNNNNNNNNNNNNNNNNNNNNNNNNNNNNNNNNNNNNNNNNNNNNNNNNNNNNNNNNNNNNNNNNNNNNNNNNNNNNNNNNNNNNNNNNNNNNNNNNNNNNNNNNNNNNNNNNNNNNNNNNNNNNNNNNNNNNNNNNNNNNNNNNNNNNNNNNNNNNNNNNNNNNNNNNNNNNNNNNNNNNNNNNNNNNNNNNNNNNNNNNNNNNNNNNNNNNNNNNNNNNNNNNNNNNNNNNNNNNNNNNNNNNNNNNNNNNNNNNNNNNNNNNNNNNNNNNNNNNNNNNNNNNNNNNNNNNNNNNNNNNNNNNNNTTAGGTATTTCAGCACCTCGAGTTGGTCGCATAggacattttcctttcttccctgGCCCAGCCATGTAACTACATGATAAAAAGATATCAATCAGCCATGCATTTAGACTAAATATGTCTAAAATGCCAGGACAAGGTACAATTACCAACATGCTCACCCGAAGGAGGAACTTAATTAATATGCCTTGCATTTTACAATAGATATTGCAAATTAGAAGATAagagtgactaaaaataattcAAGACAAGAAATACACTTGATTTGAACCAAAAGTTACATTGTAACTATAAATAGAAACTGAAAATGTTATTTACAACATCGTTTAGTCAGACTCATAGTCATCACTTTCTAcaaatttttcactttcatcttCACTCGAGCTCAATTGCTGAATCTCATCATCATCAACAAAAAAATCATCCATTTTCCTGGCATGTTTAGCTGAAGAATCAGAATTTAGGATGCCAGTTTCTACAGCTTCATCAGCTAGCATATCACCTcttttcaagttagacaaatcGACATTCTCTTGAACCCCAATTAGGTCTTCAAGATAATCTTCTTGGTAAACTTGTTCTTCTTCACATGATTTATCCTCATCCTTTTCAAGAACAGCATATGATGAACGTGGACAGACTGACTCGACAACATGCCAATCACCTCCAAGCCTCATATCCTTTACGTAAAATACCTGTTCGGCTTGGGAAGCGAATACAAATGGCTGGTCTATATAccatttttttgacaaattaacGCTGCTTAGATTACTCTGTTTGTCTATTTTAAGACATGAGCTATTTTTCAAGTCCCACCAATCACACTTGAACAGAACTACTCGGCTTTGACTGAAGGCGTATTCAACCTCTAAGATATCTGTAATAGCACCATAGAAGTTTATTTCTACATCAGCATGCTCACCCTTCACCATAATGCCACTATTCTGGGTTTTTCTGTCTACCTCACGTGTTTTGGTATGAAATCTAAACCCATTGACATTACAACCAGGATATTTGATCACTCTAAAATCCAGTCCTTTGGCCAAAGACAACAATTCATCACAGCATCTGCCTTGTGTATGCATGTAAGTGACCTATATGACCCAAATAAGAAATTAGAATGACTGAACAAATTAACAACTATATAAATACCACAAGTCTTCTAGTAGTTTGTTCCATACTTACACGAtcttcaaaccactttggaAACTCTAAATCGTGCATCTGCTCTACATTCGACACATTTTGCTGCTGAAGCAATTCTTTGTGCATCCTATACAATAGTATTATTAGTTATCTATGTGGTACGGTTAGTGATATAATTGACTAAACATATATCCCTATTGCTTCCCCCTCTTGCTTATTTGGTATATCCCTATTATGTTCCCCCGAATTTCTCCAATTCTCGCCAAAGTTTGCAGTACCAACGTCATTTAACATTTCTTGAATATCATCTGACTCACTGTTTTCTTCATCTAAAACTATGTTATCATCTTCATCCTCATCAGAATCCTCAAACCTTTCACCATGATATACCCACCTAGTATAGCTCTCAACAATTCCCCCACACAAATGACTTTTCATGACCTCCATAGTTTGATCCTCAAAGTTGTTGCACCCTTTACATGGACAAGGGAGCTTATATGTGGGATCCTTGCCTAAATAAGCGAACTGAACGAATTCTTTCACTCCTGCCAAATATCTAGGATGCAAGTAATCTTTAATTGTCATCCAACTCCTATCCATGTTTTTTCAAAAGCACCGTTGATCCTAACACAAAAAAATATGCAACCATGATATTACAACAACACATATAATAAATATAGGAAATTAATCTTCCCatacaacaataataaaaattaaacaaaatacaacACAGCTATTACTAAATTCAAACATGTCACAATGTAAGCATGTGAGGAGGCTGTGTGCAATGCAAAACACAATGTAAGGCAGATAGGAATTAATTCTGGAGTCTTGTGAGATTTTCTTGGCAAGCACTACTGTATCCCGGGCCACACAGACAATGATCACCATATCAGCTTAGTTAACAACATAGCCAGGGCCAGCTAATCAAACCAGAAGTTTCAGGGATGAGGAGGCAAAGTTTAAGTTGTGTAAGGTTCGATCAGTACAGTTTGGACAGAAGGGCAAGCCATACCTGAATACCTATGATGGTCATACCATTCGTTACCCAGACCCACTCATCAAGGCCAATGACACCATCAAACTTGACCTGGAGAACAACAAGATTATTGAATTCATCAAGTTTGATGTTGGGAATGTTGTCATGGTGACTGGGGGAAGGAACAGAGGTTGGGTTGGAGTAATCAAGAATAGAGAGAAACATAAGGGAAGCTTTGAGACCATCCATGTCCAAGATGCCACAGGTCACGAGTTTGCTACTCGTCTTGGTAATGTCTTCATCATTGGAAAAGGTGCAAAGCCCTGGGTGTCTCCCCCAAAGGGCAAAGGTATCAAGTTGTCAGTTATAgaggaacaaaggaaaaggaTTGCTGCCCAGGCGGCTACTACTGCCTAATTTTGCTACTATTAGCGTCTTTGGGAGGGTAACATTTTACTTGCAAAACTAGTAGTAAGATGTTGCAATTTTTGAGTTGGGTTTAATGTTTTATTTGTCTTGTTTAGTTACAGTTTTGGACATTAAATATTTGTGTTGGCGCGGTGATTGTACTGCTATCTAGAACCCTACAGTTAcaggtttttaaaaaaatacatatagatatatgACTAGTTTCTGATAATGTGCCGCCATTGATGTTCTTTTGTATGTATATTGTTTGTATGTATGTTCTTTTGTCACCTTATCTATTCCTTTTGTGCTCTGCAGGGCTGTCAAATCTACTTAAGAGAGCAGAAGATGGCAAGAAAATCACTGGAATGACGATCAGCAGAAGAGGACCATCAAtctctcatttattttttgctgATGATTCTCTAATATTTTGTAAAGCTGAACCCAGTCAGGCTAAGGAGCTAATGTACTTGCTGAAGAGATACGATGAAGGCTCAGGTCAAATTATCATTTTGGAGAAGTCATCtgtattttttagcaaaaatatGTCCAGTGTTAAGCAAGATGATATATGTAAGGAGTTGGGGAAAATACAAAAAGTCAGTCAACCTGTAACTTCGGATACCAGTAGCAGGGGAAGTCTGGATAACCCAAGCGGGAGTTTAGGGGGCAGAATGGGGTGGAAACAAGTTTTCCCTTTCGTTGTGTTAGCATGAGGGATGACTGGTGCACGAAAAGGCATCATAACTAGGAAGCGAAACCTTTATCCTTGCGCCCAACTCGTATACAGGGCAGGGCACAAGGTCTGAAAGGCATACATACAAGTTCCAAATAACTTTCCAATTTGCCAGCAAATTCATGGCATCGTTTCGTTTTATGTGCAAGTAAATTAAAGAAGAAGCTATTCTGAGTCGAGAAGCTGAAAAAGAAGTTTCAATCTATACATGAAGAGTAAGTGGCTTGCACGACTTGAAATCACCACCATTCATTCCCCTAAGAAGTCAAATTGCAAAATCAATGCTATGGCATCCACCTTCCGTATCCAATAACTTGTGCTAGAACATCACGTAATTCACAATGCACCCATGCCATCCAAGTCCGTGTGCAAAACCGCAGTCTGCTGCTACTAATATTCCGCATTACCCAACAAATCAAAATTACGAATGGGAACATTACTACTCGGTCTTTCTAAAACCTACCAGATGAACTTCCATGAAAAATGTGAAACTGAAATACGACATCTTAGAATGCTTTGCATTACTTCCTACAGAAGACCAATAAAATAGAACAAAGAAAGGTGAAGAATAATTCTGGATAGTAATGGCCAAGTATATTT
It contains:
- the LOC113766185 gene encoding 40S ribosomal protein S4-like encodes the protein MSQWPANQTRSFRDEEAKFKLCKVRSVQFGQKGKPYLNTYDGHTIRYPDPLIKANDTIKLDLENNKIIEFIKFDVGNVVMVTGGRNRGWVGVIKNREKHKGSFETIHVQDATGHEFATRLGNVFIIGKGAKPWVSPPKGKGIKLSVIEEQRKRIAAQAATTA